One Ricinus communis isolate WT05 ecotype wild-type chromosome 1, ASM1957865v1, whole genome shotgun sequence DNA window includes the following coding sequences:
- the LOC8270809 gene encoding uncharacterized protein LOC8270809, protein MGIQKIGRHLGSSKSFSLPIGDDKVMEDIPFLGADLGDDSDDCELTELHCELGMVEGQLFSIPYELYDLPDLREILSLDTWNSCLTEEERFYLSAYLPDMDQQTFGLTMKELFDGSDLFFGNPLDVFFHRLRGGYYPPKVSQFREGLQFIQRTKYYYFLRSYHDRMTQTFTDMRRLWDQCELSLGVEERISMWTKRRKQRAINLLDLNKFPKDDHPLSEEFSLDIKEMKSVESKRQKEDLPALSANGMKPVAPNCRGKGVLKMKASGNGLLPNSNQRVTGSDFSEKFRSVPKGVLKIVPKVPSVWLEQSEKVPRGVQPSFPGRTPGPFDFKFSSLPAYLQFPDTASLYELPLLRQNVDGSRTHSTLNQQPQCLLNQQGSTMRSKYQSDSSARIIEGQIVPPSDDSSFFGQHKFFAGNERRNLDEDDKLAVDPRVRMFTYGGESLRPNLQKGTEDFSQRSLEAFPFDTQYHGEDRHMALGKEKCIIVYPRVPEAVYRTSAHDSCKQENMMVASSNTMRGESDIISNRSEKLLSKSSVLERFKDEAVLPLTYKRRKGLSKISSVDTGRNVTAGADLSSNQHLGEGSKAVKIKLTRFKDMPINK, encoded by the coding sequence ATGGGAATTCAAAAGATTGGCCGTCATTTGGGAAGCAGTAAAAGTTTTTCCTTACCAATTGGTGACGACAAGGTAATGGAAGATATCCCTTTCTTGGGGGCAGATTTGGGAGATGATTCTGATGATTGTGAGCTCACTGAGTTGCACTGTGAACTTGGCATGGTGGAAGGTCAGCTGTTCAGCATTCCATATGAACTCTATGATCTGCCAGATTTGAGGGAAATATTGTCTTTAGACACATGGAATTCTTGTTTAACAGAGGAAGAGAGGTTCTACCTTTCTGCTTACCTTCCAGATATGGACCAGCAGACTTTTGGTTTGACTATGAAGGAGCTTTTTGATGGCAGTGATCTATTTTTTGGGAATCCCTTGGATGTTTTCTTCCATAGATTGAGAGGTGGATATTATCCTCCAAAAGTATCTCAATTCAGAGAAGGTTTGCAGTTTATACAAAGGacaaagtattattattttttaagatcaTACCATGACAGGATGACACAAACGTTCACAGACATGAGAAGGTTGTGGGATCAGTGTGAGTTGAGCTTGGGTGTTGAGGAAAGGATCTCTATGTGGacaaaaaggagaaaacaaaGAGCCATCAATTTGCTtgatcttaacaaatttcccAAGGATGATCATCCATTGAGTGAGGAGTTTAGCTTGGACATAAAGGAAATGAAATCAGTGGAAAGCAAGAGACAAAAGGAAGATTTGCCCGCTCTATCTGCCAATGGAATGAAACCTGTTGCTCCAAACTGCAGAGGGAAGGGGGTTCTCAAGATGAAGGCATCTGGGAATGGCTTATTACCAAACAGCAACCAAAGAGTAACAGGCAGTGATTTTTCAGAGAAATTTCGATCTGTGCCCAAGGGAGTGTTGAAAATAGTACCTAAAGTTCCTTCTGTCTGGTTGGAACAATCAGAGAAGGTTCCTAGAGGAGTACAGCCATCATTTCCAGGCAGGACTCCAGGTCCTTTTGATTTTAAGTTTTCTTCACTGCCAGCATATTTGCAGTTTCCAGATACAGCCAGCCTTTATGAATTGCCACTTCTAAGGCAGAATGTTGATGGTAGCAGAACTCATTCAACTTTAAATCAACAACCTCAGTGTTTGTTGAATCAGCAGGGAAGTACTATGAGAAGCAAATATCAATCAGACAGCTCTGCCAGAATAATAGAGGGGCAAATAGTTCCCCCTTCAGATGACAGTTCTTTTTTTGGACAACACAAATTTTTTGCTGGTAATGAGAGAAGGAATCTTGATGAGGATGATAAGCTGGCAGTTGATCCAAGGGTAAGGATGTTCACCTATGGTGGTGAAAGTCTCCGGCCAAATTTGCAGAAAGGAACTGAAGACTTTTCCCAGAGATCCTTGGAAGCATTTCCATTTGACACTCAATATCATGGCGAGGACCGGCACATGGCGCTCGGGAAAGAAAAGTGTATTATTGTCTATCCGAGAGTTCCAGAAGCAGTTTACAGAACTTCAGCCCATGATAGTTGTAAGCAGGAGAATATGATGGTTGCTTCTTCAAATACAATGAGAGGTGAGAGTGACATCATTAGCAACAGATCAGAGAAGCTATTAAGTAAATCCAGTGTCTTGGAGAGGTTTAAAGATGAAGCTGTGCTTCCTTTGACATACAAGCGAAGAAAGGGTCTATCCAAGATCAGTTCAGTGGACACCGGCAGGAATGTAACAGCAGGAGCTGATCTGAGTTCTAATCAACATTTGGGAGAGGGTTCAAAAGCAGTGAAGATAAAATTGACAAGGTTTAAAGATATGCCCATTAACAAGTAA